The sequence CTCGCTCACGCTGCCTCATCACTCATCAGGGCCGCCTACCCCCACTGCCGAGGTGGGCCCATGCAGCGCCTCTTCGCATCGGCGCTGTTGGCCGCCGATCCGACGGTGGTGGTGCGCTCGCTCTCGGAGCTCGCGCTCCGGTGGTGGCCGAGCACCGTCACCGGCGTCtcggcgctcgtcgccgccgccgcccagctggGCCCGACGCCGcaggccgccgccatcacctcgCCGCACTCCCGCAACTTCTCCTGCAGCAGAAAAGTCCAAGCAAAATGATTATAGCCAGCTTCCAGGCCGGGGGGGGCATTATGAGTGGTTCTAATTATGTGACAATTAAGGTATGATTAATTAACTCCACAAATGAGAAAACAACCAAAGTTTTTACAGTGCGGTCAATTGGCTGAGCTTGCTCCATATCACGAGgtaaatcattttttaaaacgtaaacagtattttttttttactccaaaGGTCGCCTCTCACAGAGAGCCGGGCTATGTGTGACTGTCAGACGTGACAGGGGTTGTTTCGTAAATAAGTGGTGATTAAGGGGGTAATTTTAgatgaaacaaaatttattaaaaaaaaaagaatcatgcTCACGCTATTTACAAAGGGGCAAGCGGCGACGCCAGCTTCGAAGCCGAGGAGGTGGGCGCCGGCGACCTCTCCGGCGGCCGCGAggagggccgcggcggccgccacggAGGGGGAGAACTCCGCCATCTTCACCTCTGCGAAATGCACCGGAGGCAAAAGGTGAGCGCTCGCTGAATCTAACGGCGAGGACGGTGGCAttgggcgtggcggcggcttgTACGTACCCGGCtggacgcggaggaggaggtcgacggcgcGGGCCTTGATGGCGTCGAGCAGCGCCGGGTGCCGCGGCTGCGGGAAGCACGCGGAGAGAAAGAAGCCGAGGAAGGCGAGCGGCGTGACGGAGCGCGTCCGCCACTCCAGCGCGTTGAGCACCATCTGCTCCATGCGCTGGATTTTCGCCTCGTCGAACATGAACTCCTCGCCCCTCTGCAACAGACCGACGCCCACACCAACGACACGAGGTTTCAGCAAATCGGATGGACGAATCCCCCCCAACGAAATCGCAACCGCGCAACGGGAAATGGCATTCGTCCCGTACCTGGAtgtcggcggcggagatggcggcggcgcgctgcatCTTGGCGGCGAGGGTGAGGCAGCTGATGGCGAGCAGCCGCGGCGCCCATGGGTTGCGCTCGCACTGCACGGAACCATTGGGGAATCAGATCAGAAGCGAATCCCTGCACAAAATCCAGCCAGAGAAAAGAGCCCCCGTATCACGCGTTCTTACGGCCAATTGGCGCTTGGAGAGGTAGCGATCTACGTAGTTGAGCGCGAGGTAGGCGACGCGGGGGTGCACGTCCAGCTCGCCGTCGTACCGCACCTGGGCGCGCCGATCAAGAACACGCCCGATCAGATCAAGAAAACAGGGGAAAGAACCTCGaagaaccccccccccccccccaaggaAACAAACCCAAGAGGAGAACGCGTCCCGGATACCTTGGAGATGAACccggcggcctcgcggcgggcggcggaggcggcggcggagacggacgGCGAGTGGTGGCCCTCGGCGTCGAGGAGGCTGGCGATCGGCTCGTCGGCGGGGCTGGTGAACGGGTTCTCGAGGTCGAACTCGTactcgtacgcctccaccaccaccacctccttcgCCCCCGTCGCCatgtccatggccgccgcccgcgccgccgcccgccgccgcgtagCACGAGGAAGGCCCAGGAACACGCCAAGAAACCAACCGCGCGTGGTGCGTGGCTTtatgggggagag is a genomic window of Oryza glaberrima chromosome 7, OglaRS2, whole genome shotgun sequence containing:
- the LOC127778578 gene encoding cyclin-D6-1 isoform X2, with protein sequence MDMATGAKEVVVVEAYEYEFDLENPFTSPADEPIASLLDAEGHHSPSVSAAASAARREAAGFISKVRYDGELDVHPRVAYLALNYVDRYLSKRQLACERNPWAPRLLAISCLTLAAKMQRAAAISAADIQRGEEFMFDEAKIQRMEQMVLNALEWRTRSVTPLAFLGFFLSACFPQPRHPALLDAIKARAVDLLLRVQPEVKMAEFSPSVAAAAALLAAAGEVAGAHLLGFEAGVAACPFEKLRECGEVMAAACGVGPSWAAAATSAETPVTVLGHHRSASSESERTTTVGSAANSADAKRRCMGPPRQWG
- the LOC127778578 gene encoding cyclin-D6-1 isoform X1, which codes for MDMATGAKEVVVVEAYEYEFDLENPFTSPADEPIASLLDAEGHHSPSVSAAASAARREAAGFISKVRYDGELDVHPRVAYLALNYVDRYLSKRQLACERNPWAPRLLAISCLTLAAKMQRAAAISAADIQRGEEFMFDEAKIQRMEQMVLNALEWRTRSVTPLAFLGFFLSACFPQPRHPALLDAIKARAVDLLLRVQPEVKMAEFSPSVAAAAALLAAAGEVAGAHLLGFEAGVAACPFVNSEKLRECGEVMAAACGVGPSWAAAATSAETPVTVLGHHRSASSESERTTTVGSAANSADAKRRCMGPPRQWG